The following are from one region of the Bradyrhizobium septentrionale genome:
- a CDS encoding DUF1427 family protein: MIGYMLSLLMGVAAGVAYGLVQVRSPAPPLIALVGLLGMVVGERMINTARHHFAPASTPIAQADDAHLDPHGRSARQMPNRIDGAARSP; the protein is encoded by the coding sequence ATGATCGGCTACATGCTGTCCCTGCTGATGGGCGTTGCCGCCGGGGTCGCTTACGGCCTCGTCCAGGTTCGCTCGCCAGCCCCGCCGCTGATCGCGCTGGTTGGCCTGTTGGGCATGGTGGTCGGAGAACGGATGATCAATACGGCCCGGCATCATTTCGCGCCCGCTTCAACACCCATTGCGCAGGCCGACGATGCACATCTGGATCCGCACGGCCGTTCCGCCAGGCAAATGCCGAACCGCATCGACGGTGCGGCACGGTCTCCATGA